The Lolium rigidum isolate FL_2022 chromosome 1, APGP_CSIRO_Lrig_0.1, whole genome shotgun sequence region GGCCTACCCACCATCACAAACGCTGCCATGAGCCTCTCCTTCGTCATCAAATCCTCCGGGACCCCGGTCGGACGAACCCAAGTCGACGGGAGTAGCACACTCGGTTTTGGCGCAAGAAAGGCCTCACGGATAGCGGTCTCCGTCTTGCTCGGCGGGAGGTACAGCTTACCACTCCCCGTGCTCAGCCCTAAGCGTCTCACGGGAGGGGAAACCACGGAGAACTCCACCTCCGAGAGCTTGCGCACTTGCCAATCCCAAAGTTCATCCACGAGGTGCTTGAGCTCATCGGAAAGCATCTCCTCCGACAGCGGCTTCCCCTTGGAGCTAATGATAGCCGCAAACACCTCCCCCGGTGCCTGGCTGCCCCTCAATGGCTCCACATCGATGTTGTAGAACCCGCCCCCCGAAATCGCATGTCCCATGGACTGCAGCCTCAGCGCCTTCCCTCTCGACGGACAGTTCGCCGAAGAATGGCCCTCGGCGCTGCAGATCACACACAGCGGATCGAAGGTGCATTCCGACTGGAAATGCCCCTCGCGGCCACACTTGAAGCATTCCCCGCCGACCAGCGTCCCTCCCTTGGAAGCGCTGGCCTTGTTCTTCCCCTTCACCACGGGCTGCTGAGCACCCCCGGCTGCACCCTGCACCTTCTTGAAAGGCCTcgccttgttgttgttgtgttggcGAGGCGCCCCTGCACCACCGCGGTCACCCTGACCCGCAGCCGCCACACGGTCACCCGTGCCCCTGCCTCGCTGCGCTTCTTGTTGGCGCCATTGCTCCTCTTCACGGCGTTGCGCCGCCTCCCTGCGCTGTTGTTCTTCCCACCACGGCGGCGGCGAGCCCCAGTCATCCCGGCCGCGCCCCTGGTACCGGAACTCCGCGCCCTGGTAGCGGTAGTCCCCGCCCGGCGGCCGTTCCCCTCGGACCTGCCGCCACCGTCTTGCCTTCCGCCGTCGCCGCGACCCGCGCCGGAGCCGCGACCCTCGCCGAACTCGCCACCATCCGACCTCCACTGGCTCGCCTCCCCCTCCAGCCGCCTCTTCCGCCCCTCCTCGTACCCCCTGTCCATCACCGCCGCCGCGAAGGAACGCGAGAAGGGTGGTGGAGGCGCGATTTTCCGGAGCAGACGGTGTGGCGGCGCAAAAGGGTCGTTTAGTCTCTGTCTCACCTCACTTGCTCGGGCAGGAAACCCTAGAGACGGTATAACGCAGTCCTTCGGCAGCCACAGCCACCTAAAACGTTTGCTGGGCCTCTCCACGCCCTGCGGGACCGCCGTCACCACCACATGGGCCGACAGCGGCCCAGCATCCTGGGACAACGCCAGCCAGGAGCCCTCCTCAGTCTCCATCCCAAGGCCCACCGGTGTGCTGCAAAGACCATTCCCAACTGGGCCAGGCGGCCCACGGACCGGACAGCCCCAGCCTTGGCGGCGCCGACACCGGAGATCCCAGCAGCTCCGGCGACGACGCCCCTGCCCGCACCGGAGCCGACTTCTCCCCCGCCGGTGCCGAAGCTGGTGAGCTGGCAGCTCCCACCAGTGCCCCCGCACTCCGAGACCTCCGCTCATCCTGATCTCCCAGGCGCCGGAAACGGGGCACCGCCCGCGGCCGAACCCAGGAGCCCCGACCTCCGGGCGCGAACGCCGACCGCCTTCCGGTCTTCAGCGCTCCGCCCAGCTCCTCCGCACGCTGGACAAAGCCGTCCAGCCTCAGCTCCGACGGCCCGCTTTTAGGCGAGCACGGCGCCCCCGCATCTGAAGAATCCGCCTCCTCCGCATCGGATCCCGGCGAGGCCGCCCCGTCCGCCTCCTCCAGCACCCAGAACCTACCACGGCAGCTCCCCGCTCCCGTGGTCGAGGGAGAACGTGGCGCCCCCATCCCGGCGCCCCGCCCctccccgccgccaccacccgaGCGGCCGAAATTCAAAATCGCCTTCTAATCGCCCAAATCGCCAGAGCTCTCTGTCGTGAACTCCCGCGACTACCAGAAGCCTCTTCCTTCATGACGAGTCCAACTTGTTGAATGTCTCAATCAGACTTTTCTTTTAGCTAAATTAATAAGTGTTCCAACATAATAGATGATAATTGTCAACAACTTTGATTGCAGATTTGATGTAAAAAAATGTTAACGTGAGTTTTTGATTCATTACAGCGGTAGGCGAGGGCTGCGGAAAGGGTCTGGATGGCGGCGGAAGCCAATTCAAGGGCCTTGCGCGGAGGCATATCCATGTCAGAGGGACACTCAAGCAGAGCGAGGGCCTCACTCATCGCTCGACAGCCACCTGAACATGAGCGGCGGCGACATCAGCAATTCTTCGATGGAGGGGCGCTCCTACTGGTGGTCTCCCGCTAGAGCTGCTGCCCGCTGCTTCCGGCGTCCTTCATGACCACTTGATGTAGCCTATAGGTCTCGTCTCCAACCTGCTGCTGCCTGCCTCCGTTGTCGaatattttttttagtttaagtttttttTGGTTCGCCACAACGCGCGGGCATCGTGCTAGCTATTGTTATAGGAGAATTCTGTGCAGGAAAACAGTCCTCCCACTTGGATCATATGGCAGGCCACTACAACAACCCAGACGGGCTCTGGTGATTTTAAACGTCAATGCACACGGGTAATCGTCGCGCTCGCGTTGAGGCGGCAAACAGAAACCGTCAGCTGCGTCCGGAATAATGCAACTGTGGTGTTTTTTTTGTGGCACTTCGGATCCGCCCCGCGCTCTCCTATCGTGGCACCATGCCAATACGACTCAGTACGTACATTATTAGACGACACAAAATTTAGTGCCATGTGTGGTAAGGTGTGACACATTGTTTTTGCCCTGTGTTATGCACCTTTGTACGGTAGAAAAAGTTAATCACAATAAATAGTAACAAAATAGCTTCTCCATTCCATTGAGACTGTAACCAAGGCTAACAAAAATATGATACATTTAACTAACATATAAAACACATTAAACTACATTGCAATCCATTCTGATCTCATTAAGTCTATTGATCTGTGCATTACCTTTCAGGTATCCGATATTGGCCTAACTCCTCTGGCTCAACCAGGGGCCCCATCCGAAGCATCCCGGCCCAGGACAAACCAATACGTCGGTTGCGAGGTGGAAAGATGGAAGGAGACGGATTGTTGTAGATCAAGGCAAGGAGACGCGAATAAGGAAATGATAGATCAGATCTTATTGCATCATAGTCGAATCCGTGCAGGACTCTtgggacctagcctcctatataaaggactGGAGAGagtctgccggatcaaacctcaTAACCGTATACAACCACGTACGCACCAAAACCCTAGAAATCTTGCCTCTCAGTGAGATCACCACCACGCAGTCCATCGACTGTCCCATTGTATCGATTTCacccataatcaagatcagacatgcaTGAGTAAGGgtattacctcatcgagggccccgaatctAGGTAAATCTCGCTCTTTGCTTgcatggtatccgatgtctcgtgctaacctGCAGTTCCGTCAACCATAAGCCCATCATAGTGAGCATTGCTGAGGAGCCCCGTCGTCATCTATACTAGGTGCTGATTTTAATTCTAAGACAGGAAATGTGTTGAGCCCCTCTCTTTTTAGCGCCCCTAGCTAGATCTAAACAGCTaattaatatttttttaaatGAACTCCTAAGTAGGAGTAGTCTCCTTATGAGCCTATTAATATTGAGAGATCCTCTTTGTTCTTTATTAACTTGTCAATTGCGACAAGGGTGTACGATATTGGAGACCATCCTCTATCACCGTACGCTGACGACATCAATGTAGATCCAAGCGCCATTGTTCACGCGCCATAGACTGACGAACTCGCCACGGATTAGAAAAATGAAGACGAAAATAGTGAGTAACTATAAAGAAGATGAAATCAGCGGATCTAAAAAAAGAAGAAACAAGTGAGTAACTACAAAGAAGAAGAAATCTGCAGATCTCGAAAATCAAGATGAAACAATATTTGTAGGAAGGAGGAAGTAGAAACCTACTGATTGAGGATGCTGGCTGAGAAATCGAGAGCATGGGTAAGTGTGGAGTTTATGCTATTAGCAAGGGAGGGTGGCTGAGCATCGCATGGTAGAGATTGCTTTCGGAGGAACGACTGCATGCCAAGAACAAACGTATATATGAAGGCCGACCAAGTAGTGGGTGTTCTATAGTTTCCGCCAACAAGCTTTGAAAGTTCTTCATGAACGCACTCGCAAGGCACATGGATGACTAAGAAGCAGAGGCATTGGGCTCTAGCGGCTGATTGGCCGACGATGTGGACGCATTAGGTTCCGAGGAGGGTATAGCTGTCGACGAGGCATCAGACACTGACAATTGCGTTGACGTCAGCGACATCTCCGCTGGTGATGAGGAGGGCGTTTAGTATATAGTTATTTAGAGTTTTATTAGGACCTATATATGTATGTAATGTGAAGTTGAAGCCGGTCTTTTTGTAACAGGTTTCATTGGTGCCCTTCCAACCGATGCCCATATATTTTTGATGACCTTTGTAAAAGGAATGGAAACCATACTTGATAAATTGGTTACATTATAATCTAAGCCTAATTATATtacgaactcttcttcaatatgaATTGTGTGCAATGTGACACCAATTTTCCCCCCTTTTATGCCCAATTAGAGTCGGACGAGAAAGACAATGATTGTAATGAAAACGGTATTATATTGTTAACTCGTTTGTGAAGCTGGTGGCGGTGCATGTGTAACACACGCTTCTGCGCTATAACCCATACGGCTTGACTTTGATAACGTCAAACTTGTGCACCCTAGGTGGAACACATAAGGTTTAATATGTGCAAATCGTGTGGGCCCAGGAAATCCAACCCTACCATTCTTTTGGTATATATAAGGATCAGCAGGGCCTGCCCGGATTCGTTCTACACAGCCACTACTCAAGATTTAGGAAAAACGCATGACTCGCCTTACTTTCCCGGAGTCAATTGGTCGGTGAGGCGGAAGCTAGCTAGCTTTTGGAGCCTTGCCATGTCCGAATGAAGATGACCTCATCGGCGGGTTTTCTTCGTCGCTTGCACCGGCCAAACCGCATGGTCGAATGCCTGTCATGCCGGGGCATCCTTGCCAGATCGACCGTCTGCACACGTCTCCTGCCTGGAGGTATACATTCTTTCTCATGCATTTTTATTTAAGTAAACTACAGATCTAATGAGTAACACAGTTAGCAAGGTCAGATCCATTAGAATATTGTGTTAGCATCGGTGATTTCGCCTTTTTCAATCATTGCCACAATTAGCAAGCCTATATTCATTAGAATATTGTTAGGTCTGGGTGTTTTGTGATCTGATGTTTAAGTTACCTTGATCTATATGTTATGTTGTATGATAGGATTAAATTGTTTAAACTATATGTTAATGCGTATGACTGTATTTTGGTGTTAGCTAAATCACAAAGATTGTATTTTGGTGACATTGCATAAGAATTTGATTGAAAAATTAGGGCCAGTAGAGTCAATCATGATCCTTCCCTTTGGAGTAAGAACACATTTCAATTGTACTTTATCAGTTTAACTCTAGCTATCATGTGTTTTGCATGTATATATTCTAACTCCAAATATATATTTGTGCAGTATCTTAGTGAGTTGGATAAGATCTTTCTCATATGGATTTTTTAATGATGCAATAGCCAAAAGGATACTCGTAAGTATATGTGATGTTGCAATGAAATTGATATATTTTCCTTTAATCATTCCACTGATTCACTTCCGTATTTTTATGTACCCAGTTGAGAAGCAATCCAATCTACGGGCAACACCAAAGGTTCTTATTTCCAGCGGAACCTTTGGCATGGAGTCAACGATGTAACCAAGAACATTAGTAAATCTATGTGAAAATACATGTATACATGTTGTGTATGAAATGTATAACTAGGTAGTGAATCTATGTGGAAAGATATGTATATTTTGAGTTATAGGCTACTAGATACAGCTGAGTAATGCTTGTTGCATAGTTAAACGTATGCGCTGCTTGCAAAAAGAATACTACTAGATGAACACATGCTATCTGATATAAACACATATGACTGCTTAAAAGCACATTGTATGTGTTCTTACAAGTGGCGTACGATCGGGTGGAAAATATGTTTGTGATGGCACTTCGAATCGCAAATGATTCCGGGAAAAAGACCGTGTGTGAAAGTAGGCCCCATCGCCTATTCTATGTGATGAAAAGGTTTATCGTGTGCGATGGGCCATTTCAACCATGTGTGAAGGCTTGATCTGTAATGATGAGATGATTAGTTGTATTGAgccatttttttttactttacttTTTGTGTTTGGTCCATGGATGCTGAGATGCCGACTGTAATGGttaaaccttttaagtaataGCGCGTGCTTTATCGAAAAAAGCTGGTCCAACTAAAATTTTACACCACGACCTCTTCTATACATGTGTGTTCAAAAAATACGAGCTCGCTGCATAAAAGTGTTCTATCGAAATCTAGATGAAGATAAATGTCGGGACGAGGCAGACATCACGTACGGGCGGTTCAAAGATGTCTACAATATGTGAAAACATGACGGTTTGTGTTGGTTTCCCATCGAACAACTCTTGAATGAGTGCTTTTAAAAAAAATAGCTTTTGTGTTTGCTCTAGGAATGTTGAAGCTGGATATAATGCTAAAATCTTATAAGTAATAAAGCCCTCTTTATCAAATAAAGGAGGCCCAACTAAAGATTTACAAAACCACCTCTTGCTATACATGTGTGTTAAAAAAAAACGAGCTCCCAGCATACAAGTGCTGCTTCAAAATCTAGATGAGGCCAAATGTTGGGATGATGATGGTGGTTCAAAGATGTCTATAACATGTGAAAACATGGCGGTTTGCATAGGTTTCCCGTCCATCAACTCTTTAATTAGTGCCTTGCTCAGCAGAGCGAGGCACACCTCCGGCGCTTGTCTCCGTCCACATCCTCTTCTCATGTGTCCACCTTCATATTGTGGTACTGGGAGCTCGCCAGGGACGGCGACCGAGAGATCATCGATGGTAGGAGGCTACCCCCATGGGATGAAGGAGACTGTGGTTCAATGTCTAGCGCGGAGAGAAGGAGGTGACATTGATgagcggcggagaggaggcgaATTTAAACTGGTAAATAACAAAGCCGAAACAGATAATCGCGGCGCGTGATGAACCACATGCGATCGGCCGCTCGAACGTGACAGAGCACCTGTCTTAGAAGAAGTGAAATTTGCCAGCTACAAAATTTCTCAAATCTTGCTAAAAAAAACTCAATTCATGATGAGGCTAAGAGATTTGTCAATGCATTCATGGCAGGAAATAATTACTAGTAGCAACTACTAAAACACAGCCATGCATGAAGACGTGATTAGAAAAAGGCAAATCATCATATTATTCCGCCCAAATCAGGGACATCAACCAATGTTTGTCTGTTTCCATCTGGGCAAGCGCCAGCGCAAACAGCGGCACTACTTCCTTCCAAGCACAATTAATTGCTCACCACAGCAGGAACACAACCGCCGGCATGGCCGCCACCAGCACCGCGCCGACGCTCCACGGAGCCGCCGTCCCGCCGGCGTCATTCTTGTGCCCTTCGTTCTCATCCGCAGgaggctggtcgtcgtcttctgGCGCACCCGCCGGCGTTGTTGGAGGATCCGTGGGCTCGCCGGCCGTCTTTGGCGGCGGGGCGGTTTGGTTCTTTGGCGAAGACGGAGCTCCTGTCGGCTTTGGCGGTGGCGCGGTTTGATTCTTTGGCGATGGAGCTACGGCCGGCTTTGGAGGTGGAGCGGTCTGATTCTTTGGGGACGGAGCTACGACCGGCGCCGCCACCGGCgcgggcgaaggcgaaggcgtcgGCGACGACGCGGGCGCCTTCCCTTCCGCCGCCGGGGACTCCATGGCGCCGCTCACCTGTAGGACGGCGATGTCGTAGGGCGACTCCTTGACCGACTTCTCGTAGAACACGACGCGACCACCCGCGTCCGCCGCGGAGAACGCCACCCCGCGGCGCACGTCCCCGGCTGCAGCAACCGGCGCGATGTTCACTATGCCGGCTGCGCCCGGCGCGGCGCCGGAGGCCTGGAAGAGGCTGGCTTCTTGCGTGGGCGGCGTGCCGTTGAGGGCCTTGAGCTTGGCGTCGCCGAAGTAGTCGAGGAGGACGTGGAGGGAGAGCACGTACCGGACGTTGTCCGGCTTGAGTTGCCG contains the following coding sequences:
- the LOC124675922 gene encoding fasciclin-like arabinogalactan protein 14, whose product is MAVPCSILLLVLLISASPPCHGDGVPTHKITDILAASPDFTDFSAALVAANLTGKIDERQTITVLAVDNAAMGRLRARQLKPDNVRYVLSLHVLLDYFGDAKLKALNGTPPTQEASLFQASGAAPGAAGIVNIAPVAAAGDVRRGVAFSAADAGGRVVFYEKSVKESPYDIAVLQVSGAMESPAAEGKAPASSPTPSPSPAPVAAPVVAPSPKNQTAPPPKPAVAPSPKNQTAPPPKPTGAPSSPKNQTAPPPKTAGEPTDPPTTPAGAPEDDDQPPADENEGHKNDAGGTAAPWSVGAVLVAAMPAVVFLLW